A window from Shewanella livingstonensis encodes these proteins:
- a CDS encoding protein tyrosine phosphatase family protein yields the protein MNILQRYRLLPTNILMCCLFFSVGVYSVGVNSAESTANIDTSKLGDIKAVKFNNPQVMTSGLPTEQQFEQLAQAGIKTVINLIPNDNPNALPNEQQIVTQLGMNYHNINVDWQNPTQENLAQFYSLMQQNGDAPVLVHCAANYRASAFYYLYQTHQNNAPSMAEALTPWGDLQQSFAEYPQWKKLIEDVQAQ from the coding sequence ATGAATATACTGCAACGTTATCGTCTACTGCCCACCAACATATTAATGTGTTGTTTGTTTTTCAGCGTGGGAGTGTACAGTGTGGGAGTGAATAGTGCAGAAAGTACGGCGAATATCGACACCAGCAAACTGGGGGATATAAAAGCGGTTAAGTTTAATAACCCACAAGTGATGACCTCGGGTTTACCCACAGAGCAGCAATTTGAACAACTTGCTCAAGCTGGTATTAAAACCGTAATAAACCTGATCCCTAACGACAACCCAAATGCGCTACCAAATGAGCAACAGATCGTCACTCAACTGGGCATGAACTATCACAATATCAATGTCGATTGGCAAAATCCTACACAAGAAAACCTAGCGCAGTTTTATAGCCTGATGCAGCAAAATGGCGATGCACCAGTGCTAGTGCATTGCGCCGCTAATTACCGTGCCTCTGCATTTTATTATTTATACCAAACTCACCAAAATAACGCGCCGTCAATGGCCGAGGCACTGACGCCCTGGGGCGATTTACAACAAAGCTTTGCAGAATACCCACAGTGGAAAAAGTTGATAGAAGACGTACAAGCTCAATAA
- a CDS encoding IS3 family transposase (programmed frameshift): MNYQRHSVQFKEAILNKLSQSDLSVRQFAEQEGIKLSTLYSWQKQFNTSGLNVSKVSSSDKWSSEEKFSVVLETASLSAVELSEYCRAKGLYPEQVNEWKQACIAGNPSTTLTRKAKITPEEKTDKKRINELERELRRKDKALAEAAALLVLGKKFRCLLERKRGRLISLTDRQKYAQWVSTAVASGTRQDKACDVIGLSTRTLQRWRIDGEIGADKRPTVTRPEPGNKLSQDEKQAVIDVCNREEFASLPPSQIVPILADRGEYIASESSFYRILHAENMLHHRGKAKPRNVHQKPTSYTAKKANEVWSWDISYLPTTVIGKHYYLYMIEDIYSRKIVGWEVHDSETGEQAAALLERTVWSEKCLKKDVVLHSDNGAPMKSLTMRAKMYDLGVVTSRSRPRVSNDNPYSESLFRTVKYHPRWPSEGFKSLEAARKWVNEFVYWYNNEHRHSRIKFVTPNQRHDGLDVGILAKRKALYQTKRNEHPERWSKEERNWQPIGAVELNPEQHKEAA, translated from the exons GTGAATTATCAAAGGCATTCAGTTCAATTTAAAGAAGCGATATTAAACAAGCTTAGTCAAAGTGATTTGTCGGTTCGTCAGTTTGCAGAGCAAGAAGGCATTAAGCTTTCAACCCTGTATAGTTGGCAAAAGCAATTTAATACCTCAGGGTTAAACGTGTCAAAAGTCAGTTCATCAGATAAGTGGTCAAGTGAGGAAAAGTTTTCAGTGGTATTGGAAACCGCCTCTTTGTCGGCAGTTGAGTTAAGTGAATATTGCCGAGCTAAAGGGTTATACCCTGAGCAAGTTAACGAATGGAAGCAAGCTTGTATTGCCGGCAATCCAAGCACAACACTCACGAGAAAAGCCAAGATAACACCTGAGGAGAAGACCGATAAAAAACGCATTAACGAGCTCGAACGCGAATTACGTAGAAAGGATAAAGCGTTAGCAGAAGCGGCAGCTTTACTCGTCCTCGGAAAAAAGT TTCGATGCCTATTGGAAAGAAAAAGAGGAAGACTGATTTCGCTGACCGATAGGCAGAAATACGCGCAATGGGTCAGCACCGCAGTAGCATCAGGTACGAGGCAAGATAAGGCCTGTGACGTGATTGGGTTATCAACAAGAACCTTACAGCGTTGGCGAATAGACGGTGAGATTGGCGCAGATAAAAGGCCTACAGTTACGCGACCAGAGCCTGGGAATAAACTGAGTCAAGACGAAAAACAGGCCGTAATTGATGTGTGTAACCGTGAAGAGTTTGCCTCATTACCGCCAAGCCAAATTGTACCTATACTCGCCGACAGAGGTGAGTATATTGCTTCTGAGTCGAGTTTTTACCGTATCTTGCATGCAGAAAACATGTTGCACCACCGAGGCAAAGCTAAGCCGAGAAATGTTCATCAAAAGCCAACCAGTTATACGGCTAAAAAAGCGAACGAAGTGTGGAGTTGGGATATCAGTTACCTGCCTACAACGGTGATAGGAAAGCACTATTATCTGTACATGATAGAAGATATTTACAGTCGAAAAATCGTCGGTTGGGAAGTTCACGACAGTGAAACAGGTGAGCAAGCTGCAGCACTACTAGAGCGTACGGTCTGGTCAGAGAAATGCTTAAAGAAAGACGTTGTGTTGCACTCAGATAATGGCGCGCCCATGAAGAGCTTGACGATGCGAGCTAAGATGTACGATTTAGGCGTTGTGACCTCACGAAGCCGTCCAAGGGTAAGTAATGACAATCCGTACTCAGAATCGCTATTTAGAACGGTAAAGTATCATCCACGTTGGCCTAGTGAAGGTTTTAAGTCGTTAGAAGCCGCGCGTAAATGGGTCAATGAATTTGTTTATTGGTACAACAACGAGCATCGCCATAGCAGGATTAAGTTTGTGACACCAAACCAGAGGCATGATGGTCTTGATGTGGGAATACTGGCGAAGCGAAAAGCGTTGTATCAGACAAAAAGAAATGAACATCCAGAGCGATGGTCAAAAGAAGAGCGAAACTGGCAGCCAATAGGCGCTGTGGAGTTAAATCCAGAGCAACACAAAGAAGCTGCTTAA
- a CDS encoding TonB-dependent receptor domain-containing protein — protein sequence MKTKPSFTVNKLSLAILSVISAATLLTATPVYSQEPAPVRDPGEVIPIEPIEVISVTGRLRSSASEATEERREQIAVADIMGSEQISRTGDGDAAAALRRVTGLTLKDGKFIYVRGLGERYSSTSLNGATVPSPDPTRNVVPLDMFPASIIESLSVQKSASANSPAAFGGGHVDIRTKSIPADFFFKASVGGRYNTNDSNDSYTYNGGGDDWTGQDDGTRSMPSNINNTINQYGGISPIDIVSNSSGAINYPAAQQVNRELALDMYRDMTVHSQSTDPAMRGDIAIGDRWDITDDIIFGALSAVSYKKQAENYTKREVELDGDSSQVQVENQKDIVGTDSIVQVSGMLNLGLEIGYNHKIETFTTYLQDTSDDVSMGIEETIDTLGEPNALQVYAIDYEERSLISNQIKGHHFIEYLNDAEFNWKFSDARSERYAPNEVSYTYNVILDDSNQLLSRNLNTQDAPKYVYSRLEDDSQNYAWDFTYPINLDGAVVKLTTGYEYFERTRESYATRLGFDVDLSPTDANGAILAGDFDEIFSDKNITDNTLGLELKDASTDTEDYIAAEKNDAAFLSMDIDFDDVWRVYAGIRYEDFRRVTLPIDPDGEISDEGGRYQLSDYVIAEDGWFPSLSLTWKQTDTTQWRLGASKTIVRPDLREVSPVRFQDPVTGFDFFGNPELKSSDILNLDLRWEYYSDSGNNFSMGAFYKDVDAPIEPIQRISEAGRQLKFYNAQSGYVYGLETEFLQELEFLGSEGSIWEDFFIAGNLTLGDSEIDIAANGEIDPTNKTRRMTGHSQWVANLQLSYDSSDSYHSATLVYNVFGERIAYGGRGGLDDVFEKPFHSLDFTYSLFPTDSVTVKVKAKNILGETTEYEQQDLQVYAKDPGTEFTLQFSYEY from the coding sequence ATGAAAACCAAGCCGAGTTTTACCGTTAATAAGTTAAGCCTTGCCATTCTCTCTGTGATTTCTGCGGCGACACTTTTAACAGCTACCCCAGTATACTCGCAAGAACCAGCGCCTGTTCGTGACCCTGGTGAAGTGATTCCAATTGAACCGATAGAAGTTATTTCAGTGACCGGGCGTTTACGTAGCTCTGCATCAGAAGCCACTGAAGAACGTCGTGAACAAATTGCTGTAGCCGATATTATGGGCTCAGAACAAATTTCAAGAACTGGTGACGGTGATGCCGCCGCCGCGCTGCGTCGTGTGACCGGTTTAACCTTAAAAGATGGCAAGTTTATTTATGTGCGTGGTTTAGGTGAGCGTTATTCAAGTACCTCACTGAATGGCGCGACAGTGCCATCGCCAGACCCGACTCGTAACGTTGTACCTTTAGATATGTTTCCTGCATCGATCATTGAATCGTTATCGGTGCAAAAGTCTGCCTCAGCCAATTCACCTGCCGCATTTGGTGGCGGGCATGTTGATATTCGCACTAAATCAATTCCGGCCGACTTCTTTTTTAAAGCGTCAGTGGGCGGCCGTTATAACACCAATGACTCAAATGACAGCTACACCTACAACGGTGGTGGCGATGATTGGACCGGCCAAGACGATGGCACTCGCAGCATGCCAAGCAACATTAATAACACCATTAATCAATATGGTGGAATTAGCCCAATTGATATCGTCAGCAATTCAAGTGGCGCTATAAATTACCCAGCAGCACAACAAGTTAACCGCGAACTAGCACTAGACATGTACCGCGATATGACGGTACACAGCCAAAGTACAGACCCTGCAATGCGCGGCGATATCGCCATTGGTGATCGTTGGGACATTACCGACGATATTATTTTTGGTGCATTGTCAGCCGTGTCTTACAAGAAGCAAGCTGAAAACTACACTAAACGTGAAGTTGAGCTTGATGGTGATAGCAGCCAAGTACAAGTTGAAAACCAGAAAGACATCGTCGGTACCGACTCAATAGTCCAAGTGTCTGGCATGCTTAACTTAGGCTTAGAGATTGGCTACAACCATAAAATCGAAACCTTCACCACTTACCTGCAAGACACTTCAGATGATGTGTCTATGGGGATTGAAGAAACCATCGATACCTTGGGTGAGCCAAATGCACTGCAAGTTTACGCCATTGATTACGAAGAACGTTCGCTTATCAGTAACCAAATTAAAGGTCATCATTTTATTGAATATTTGAATGACGCTGAATTTAATTGGAAGTTCTCCGATGCACGTTCTGAGCGTTATGCACCAAATGAAGTGTCGTATACCTACAACGTGATTTTAGACGACAGCAACCAATTATTATCACGTAACCTCAACACTCAAGATGCACCCAAGTATGTCTACAGTCGCCTAGAAGATGACAGCCAAAACTATGCTTGGGATTTTACTTACCCAATTAATTTAGACGGTGCTGTAGTTAAACTGACTACCGGTTATGAATACTTTGAGCGTACTCGTGAAAGCTATGCAACTCGTTTAGGGTTTGATGTCGACTTAAGCCCAACCGATGCCAATGGCGCTATTTTAGCGGGTGATTTTGACGAGATTTTCTCTGATAAAAACATTACCGACAATACCTTGGGGCTAGAGCTGAAAGACGCATCAACTGACACCGAAGACTACATTGCCGCCGAGAAAAACGACGCAGCGTTTTTGAGTATGGACATCGACTTTGACGATGTGTGGCGTGTCTATGCTGGTATTCGTTATGAAGATTTTCGTCGCGTCACATTGCCCATCGACCCTGATGGTGAAATATCAGATGAAGGTGGTCGTTATCAGTTATCTGACTACGTGATAGCTGAAGACGGTTGGTTCCCATCGTTGTCATTAACCTGGAAACAAACCGACACCACCCAATGGCGTTTAGGTGCGAGTAAAACCATTGTGCGTCCAGACTTACGTGAAGTGTCACCGGTTCGATTTCAAGACCCCGTTACTGGTTTTGACTTCTTCGGTAACCCAGAGTTAAAGAGTTCAGACATTCTTAACTTAGACCTACGTTGGGAATACTATTCAGATTCGGGTAATAATTTCAGCATGGGTGCATTCTATAAAGATGTAGACGCACCCATTGAGCCGATTCAACGAATTTCAGAAGCCGGGCGTCAGCTCAAGTTTTATAACGCGCAGTCGGGTTATGTGTACGGCCTTGAAACCGAGTTCTTACAAGAGCTTGAGTTTTTAGGTAGCGAAGGCAGCATTTGGGAAGACTTCTTTATTGCGGGTAACTTAACCCTAGGTGACTCAGAAATCGATATCGCTGCTAACGGCGAAATAGACCCAACCAATAAAACTCGCCGCATGACCGGACATTCACAATGGGTGGCTAACTTACAGCTAAGTTATGACTCGTCAGACAGTTATCACAGCGCCACATTAGTGTATAACGTGTTTGGTGAACGCATTGCTTACGGTGGCCGTGGTGGTTTAGACGATGTATTTGAAAAGCCATTCCATAGCCTTGATTTTACGTACAGTTTATTCCCGACAGATAGCGTTACGGTAAAAGTAAAAGCGAAAAATATCTTAGGTGAAACCACTGAATACGAACAGCAAGATCTGCAAGTGTACGCTAAAGACCCTGGCACAGAGTTCACTTTGCAATTTAGCTATGAGTATTAA
- a CDS encoding potassium/proton antiporter, whose protein sequence is MPSDIIILGISILIAIGILLHHPSKTLGLPSLLIFMGVGLAFGNGEFGFVYDDLQLTSVIGTLALNTIVFVGGLNTPMKHIKFSWKEGGMLSTAGVILTTIIFGFILNALLDFNLITCMLFAAVVSSTDAAAVFSILESKKLKLKHGTGTILEFESATNDPVALLMVVMLTDFIINSANGAPTVLSVLSSLGQQIGVGAVVGLIMGKLAVWALNNIKLPEFGLIPVFILASFAITVSSTEILGGNELIAVYIAGVIIGNYLKKGAEVSKHFFNGISWLAQSLMFIILGLQIFPQQLMPVFMASLLPAILLIIVARPLAVQLCYLPFKQANWRKRLFVSMIGLKGATPIVFALIPAAAGVEGSREMIHMVFFIVLFSVIIQGSAIEPLANKLGLKLQPKKPDL, encoded by the coding sequence ATGCCATCAGATATTATTATTTTAGGGATCTCCATACTTATTGCTATTGGCATTTTACTCCATCACCCATCCAAAACATTAGGCTTACCTTCGTTATTAATCTTTATGGGTGTCGGCTTAGCATTTGGTAATGGTGAGTTTGGTTTTGTATACGACGACCTGCAACTGACCTCAGTGATTGGCACCTTAGCATTAAACACCATAGTTTTTGTCGGTGGTCTAAATACGCCAATGAAACACATTAAGTTTTCTTGGAAAGAAGGCGGCATGTTATCCACTGCTGGGGTGATACTCACTACCATTATTTTCGGCTTTATCTTGAATGCGTTACTCGACTTTAACCTCATTACTTGCATGTTATTTGCCGCGGTAGTGTCGTCTACCGATGCGGCGGCCGTATTCTCAATTTTAGAATCAAAAAAACTTAAATTAAAACACGGTACTGGCACTATTTTAGAATTCGAATCGGCTACCAATGACCCTGTAGCTTTATTAATGGTGGTGATGTTAACCGACTTTATTATCAATAGTGCCAATGGCGCACCCACAGTTCTTTCAGTGTTATCAAGTCTTGGACAGCAAATTGGTGTTGGGGCTGTTGTTGGATTGATAATGGGTAAATTAGCCGTTTGGGCACTTAATAACATTAAACTGCCTGAATTCGGACTTATTCCTGTTTTTATTTTGGCAAGCTTTGCCATCACAGTATCAAGCACCGAAATTTTAGGGGGTAACGAGCTTATTGCGGTATATATTGCAGGGGTGATTATCGGTAACTATTTAAAGAAGGGCGCTGAAGTCAGTAAGCATTTCTTTAATGGCATATCGTGGTTAGCGCAGTCATTAATGTTCATCATTTTAGGCTTACAGATATTCCCGCAGCAATTAATGCCGGTGTTCATGGCATCATTGCTACCGGCTATATTGCTTATTATCGTCGCGCGCCCACTGGCTGTGCAGCTGTGTTACTTACCGTTTAAACAAGCTAATTGGCGCAAACGTTTGTTTGTTTCTATGATCGGATTAAAAGGTGCTACGCCAATTGTTTTCGCGCTTATTCCCGCTGCAGCAGGAGTAGAAGGATCCCGTGAAATGATCCACATGGTGTTTTTCATCGTGTTGTTCTCGGTCATCATCCAGGGGAGTGCAATTGAACCGCTAGCCAATAAACTAGGGCTTAAACTGCAGCCCAAAAAGCCAGATCTATAA
- a CDS encoding M56 family metallopeptidase gives MINWFMEQTISLSVVCLALLVMHRLLLSKFGAHYTYFMWISVPLLIFADLLQMILPHHFSWFGSNNAASIIQQYYVFASDTAALSSGLFAQLYLPYLYGAVITLLVANIIMEYGYLQRLIQRGRQLDIPSVKLNVLVHPDIESPMLAGFIAPSILVPTSFTLLDESQQQAIIQHEVYHYQRGDLWANALAYGLTVLFWFNPLMWLSYRRFRQDQELSCDAQVTASMKALAKIAYSRTLLAYSQHAPLSMLHTHYGDKTILKERILQMKKQHGKSTLALIGMTFAIGVSAFMFNQQVFAGNNLNVENKTDSMAMPVIRIEPSYPIDAAKEGLNGYVQMSFDISPNGSVNNVRVTKSSPKQVFDASAVEALEQWKYQPSATGFKDLQVQLDYVIHQPEKSVERITVK, from the coding sequence ATGATTAATTGGTTTATGGAACAAACCATCTCATTGAGCGTGGTGTGTTTGGCTTTACTGGTAATGCACCGGTTGTTATTGTCTAAATTTGGGGCGCACTATACCTATTTTATGTGGATATCCGTGCCACTGTTAATCTTTGCCGATTTACTGCAAATGATATTACCGCACCACTTTAGCTGGTTTGGTAGCAATAACGCAGCCTCAATCATCCAGCAGTATTATGTGTTTGCTAGCGATACCGCTGCGTTGTCGTCAGGCTTATTTGCCCAGTTATACCTGCCTTATCTCTACGGTGCGGTTATCACGTTATTAGTCGCTAATATCATTATGGAATACGGCTATCTGCAACGGTTAATCCAGCGTGGGCGTCAGCTAGATATTCCTTCAGTAAAGCTTAACGTATTAGTCCATCCAGATATTGAATCACCCATGTTAGCAGGGTTTATTGCTCCCAGTATTTTAGTGCCAACAAGCTTTACATTACTCGATGAAAGCCAGCAGCAGGCCATTATTCAGCATGAGGTTTATCACTATCAACGTGGTGATTTATGGGCAAATGCCCTGGCTTATGGATTAACCGTATTGTTTTGGTTCAATCCGTTGATGTGGTTGAGCTATCGCCGTTTTAGACAAGATCAAGAATTGTCATGCGATGCACAAGTCACTGCCAGCATGAAAGCCCTAGCTAAAATTGCCTACAGCAGAACACTATTGGCCTATTCACAACATGCACCTTTGAGCATGTTACACACCCATTATGGGGATAAAACCATCTTAAAAGAGAGGATCTTACAGATGAAAAAGCAACATGGAAAAAGCACCTTAGCGTTGATTGGAATGACATTCGCTATTGGTGTTAGTGCCTTTATGTTTAATCAACAGGTATTTGCCGGCAATAATCTCAACGTTGAAAATAAAACCGACTCTATGGCAATGCCGGTGATAAGAATTGAGCCTAGCTATCCAATTGATGCTGCTAAAGAAGGGCTTAATGGCTATGTTCAAATGTCATTTGATATTAGTCCAAATGGCAGTGTGAACAATGTTAGAGTGACTAAGTCGTCGCCGAAACAAGTGTTTGATGCATCGGCTGTTGAGGCGCTTGAACAATGGAAGTATCAACCCTCTGCAACTGGGTTTAAAGACTTACAAGTACAGTTAGACTATGTGATCCATCAGCCTGAGAAATCAGTTGAGAGAATCACGGTAAAATAA
- a CDS encoding BlaI/MecI/CopY family transcriptional regulator: MKEISNSELVVLQQLWQQSPLTSSEVVDALEQSHDMHEKTVKTLLNRLVKKQAVSFEKQGRVYHYSPLIAEQDYTVKESLSFVERMFAGKLTPLVAGFAQKNKLSAEDVAELQTLLDDWQKEQK, from the coding sequence ATGAAAGAAATCAGCAATAGTGAATTAGTCGTGTTGCAGCAGCTTTGGCAGCAGTCGCCATTAACCTCGAGTGAAGTGGTTGATGCATTAGAACAAAGCCATGACATGCATGAAAAAACGGTTAAAACCTTGCTTAATCGTTTAGTCAAAAAACAAGCTGTCAGTTTTGAAAAACAAGGTCGGGTTTACCATTACTCACCATTAATTGCCGAGCAGGACTATACCGTTAAAGAGTCGCTTTCTTTTGTGGAACGCATGTTTGCTGGCAAATTAACCCCATTGGTTGCCGGTTTTGCGCAAAAGAACAAGCTGTCGGCAGAAGATGTCGCCGAACTGCAAACCTTACTTGATGATTGGCAAAAGGAACAAAAGTGA
- a CDS encoding helix-turn-helix domain-containing protein, with amino-acid sequence MANREAIGKKVSASRKYLGLTQLQLSTQTRINKTTISEIENGRFTGSFDIFERLLDSVGLQFEVTEKKQSLPKWDEIHDLFPEDE; translated from the coding sequence GTGGCAAATCGTGAAGCGATAGGCAAAAAGGTCAGTGCTAGCCGAAAATATTTAGGATTAACTCAGCTCCAATTGTCGACACAAACAAGAATTAATAAAACGACGATATCTGAAATCGAAAATGGCCGCTTTACTGGTTCATTCGACATATTTGAGCGGCTCTTGGACTCAGTTGGGCTTCAATTTGAAGTAACAGAAAAAAAGCAATCATTACCAAAATGGGATGAAATTCACGATCTGTTTCCTGAGGATGAATAA
- a CDS encoding type II toxin-antitoxin system HipA family toxin, with product MQNTLPNKITSISVSAAGTETGLLTYGSIYNYQPVQSKQHISLTMTQNGMDGFSSGALHPIFTQNLPEGFNRRYIAEKLARYAKVNDMYLLALQGDHGIGMLSYQSELTLPEAETVTLNDILTYKDVKPLFPQLLEKYYLRNSLAGVQPKVSIPTSAQSIVGRSVEQKDLIVKSFDPEFPLLTVNEFVCMSAARHCGLNPPNIYLSENLESFVIERFDKGDSEQKLGYEDFTTLLRKNNDPDAKYNGSYETLLKATMLYTNSQDELEKMYKYIVFNCLIGNGDAHLKNFSLQYTADMSKVFVSPPFDITHTLIYHSIDNKMALKMANSKAFPDLQVLLKLAENTSYRVRQPKQIIESMSDLIGDYVKASDEAKLFPGLRESIDTAVSKILCKNYNPKGYRHDRIKKFD from the coding sequence ATGCAAAATACCCTACCCAATAAAATTACGTCAATCAGTGTCAGTGCCGCTGGAACCGAAACGGGTTTACTCACTTACGGGTCAATTTACAACTACCAACCCGTTCAAAGTAAGCAACATATCTCCCTCACAATGACCCAAAACGGAATGGATGGTTTTAGTTCAGGGGCGTTGCATCCAATATTCACGCAAAACCTGCCAGAAGGTTTCAATCGCCGCTATATTGCAGAAAAGCTTGCTCGATATGCCAAAGTAAATGACATGTATCTACTCGCTCTCCAAGGAGATCATGGAATTGGCATGCTAAGCTACCAGAGTGAGTTAACGCTGCCTGAAGCTGAAACGGTGACGCTAAATGATATCCTTACATATAAGGATGTTAAGCCTTTGTTCCCTCAGTTACTCGAAAAATACTACCTTCGAAACTCATTAGCTGGAGTACAACCTAAAGTCAGTATCCCCACCAGTGCCCAAAGTATTGTTGGCAGAAGTGTTGAGCAAAAAGACCTCATCGTTAAGTCCTTTGACCCAGAGTTTCCACTTTTGACGGTTAATGAGTTTGTTTGCATGTCTGCTGCTCGGCACTGTGGACTCAACCCTCCAAATATTTACCTATCTGAAAACTTGGAGTCATTTGTAATCGAAAGATTCGACAAAGGTGACTCTGAGCAAAAGCTGGGATATGAAGATTTTACCACCCTTCTTAGGAAAAATAATGATCCCGATGCTAAATACAATGGCAGCTATGAAACACTACTAAAAGCAACAATGTTATACACCAACTCACAAGACGAACTAGAAAAAATGTACAAATATATCGTCTTTAATTGCTTGATTGGCAATGGTGATGCGCATTTGAAGAATTTTTCACTCCAGTATACTGCAGATATGTCGAAGGTTTTTGTCTCACCACCTTTTGATATAACCCACACGCTGATTTACCACAGCATCGACAACAAAATGGCGCTGAAGATGGCAAATAGCAAGGCTTTTCCAGATTTACAAGTATTACTTAAGCTAGCTGAAAACACCTCTTATAGAGTCAGGCAGCCAAAGCAAATAATTGAGTCTATGAGTGATTTAATCGGTGATTATGTTAAAGCCTCAGATGAAGCAAAGTTATTCCCCGGTTTAAGGGAGTCAATTGATACAGCAGTGTCTAAGATACTTTGCAAAAATTACAATCCTAAGGGCTATCGCCATGACAGGATTAAGAAATTCGACTAA